Genomic DNA from Etheostoma cragini isolate CJK2018 chromosome 7, CSU_Ecrag_1.0, whole genome shotgun sequence:
GCTACGAGCATGCACCGAGCCGTTTATGCCAGAGGCATTGTTTGTTGCAGTATTCTCCAAAACACCAAAAGTGTACAAACAAAATCATTAGTGAATAAGGAAGAAGTActagagaagaaaaaagtgaaagttaaaCAAGTcaggttgcctggcaacagaaGTAAGTTTATCCATGATAAACAAAGACTTACttcataacataacatttatCTACTTGTTTATCTCCAAATCGAAATGACACTTTACAGTACAACCAGcatattaaaaacagataagcaataaaacaaacacataaagcattacattaaaagcaattaaaaacaataaaaccagtAACTATTCGGTGAGAAATGTAATACTTTTGTAAGTGGAAATCTAATCTGAAGaggtgtgttttgaatgtgtccaGGTCAGTACAGTCACAAATGTGTATGGGGAGGGAGTTCCAAAGGAAGGGGGCTGCAATGGTGAAAGCTCTGTCACCATTGCACCACAACAGCTTGCGGAGCCTTCACCCTGAAAACAACAGCCGTGGTTATATTTTTATGGCTTGCACATCTTGCGCCGGGACAACCGCAGCTGGTTTAAACTAAGCTCAACAGGATGCCACAAATTGCAAtacaacatatactgtaaatcattGCACCTACCTCTATATCTAACTATTTATGTCTGTCCTCTCTAGCTGTGGTTGGCACTAGCCAGGTTAGAGACATACGAGAACGCACGTCGTGTACTGAACAAAGCTCGAGAGAACATCCCTACTGATCGCCACATCTGGATCACTGCTGCTAAGTTGGAGGAGGCCAACAGCAACACTCAGATGGTGGACAAGATCATCGACAGAGCCATCACTTCTCTGCGCGCCAACGGCGTGGAGATCAACAGAGAGCAGTGGATACAGGTGTGTTCCTGCAGCTTTCTGTGTATTTTGACATCATAAAGAGTGAGGTGGGTTTCCTACGGATGTGGGTGTCAGAGGGAAACTTCCtccactaaataaataaataatttctgaAGGTCATAAGAAATTGGTACACTTTCAGGTTAGGAAATCTTTAAGGTTAAAGAGGACAGAAGCATTACTTTAAACTGCAAAGGCTTTATATTTCATTGGTAATCATACTGTATAGATtaaattattgtgtgtgtgtgtgtgtgtaaagagaaatagagagataaTATTAGAAGTAAAGATTAACTAGAGCATTTTTAAAGGTACTGCCTTTGATCCAAATTGTCAGTGTCAAGGTCTTTTAATAAGCTACACTAGAAGTTATTCTAagttaacattgtttttttttattctgtaacTGACATGTTTATAGATACAGGGGTTAATCCTATAGCTTCAATTATAATCTACAGATTAAACAACATTGAGATGTTTACATCTAGATCGATAAACACTGAGCACACCTCTGAATATATCTGAATACTACAACAATTTCTAGTCATAGGTTGCAAATCGGTAGAACCCTTCTATGATTGGCTGTTTTATTTACTATTATTTATTGTCTGCCGCGCCGGCTCAAATTCCCatgagctggaatgagctaaCAGCAAACTTGGAGAAATAACTGGTGCTTCTAGAGAAATTTGAACCCTCGGTCATATGGTGGCGTTGTACTGaaggcttcaaaatgcaaactttgaaaggGCACTCCCCCCAAACTGTAAGTCCGATCGACTTGAAATTTCTGACACAGGTGCActtaatgtgctctacaaaaaaaGCCTCAAGGACCATTAAGGTCCGCCTAGAAAAATCATCTGCCATTTTGAAGATCTCCTATCCATCacagggtatgttcagataagtgcccAGATACACAGTGGggatcaaatgacagataagacagtcttataatatgtccaaaaagttttatttccataatttacactttcaaaaccACATAAACccaaaaaatggcgtctgcaaaagtttgggcaccgtgcagagttaataccttgtactgcccgctttggaaagctgagacctgacagcgtcatggattgttctcaatcaacGTCTGGAAAGAcaaggtgatgtcaatcttaaggttttacatgcccagactcatctgaccttgcccctacaatcagcaccatgggctcttctaagcagttgtctagaaaactgaaactgaaaatagttgacgctcacaaagcaggagaaggctaaaAGAAGATAGAACTGCGTTtccagatgccaatatcctctgttcggaatgtaattaagaaatgtcaGACATCAGGAatagtggaagttaaagcaagatctggaagaccaagaaaaatatatacagtgcaagtctcattcaaattgaccaCTGGGGGCGCTTTAAATGCAGAATTACTGTACGTGGAATGACGCAAATTAAGGTTTGAGATAGAATTGCAGCTTGTGGATTTATTAGCAGTTTTGTGTTAGTCatgcttttctcaaattgctgtgagctggactgagctacatcacactgaattaaaaataaatgtttttgacaaatcagttgtaagcattttaaacaaagtgcactgtcTGTCCAATCATTACAAAGTTATTTATGACTATAAATACCCTTAccgacaccgcctaccaagagtctgggtttATCCCTAAAAAAACTATCGCACTAAATGTTTGCTCATATGGGAGTTACTGGATAGTTGGATGtttgtaaattacagtgtgttctgACCTGTAAAGTGTCTGGAGATATCTCTTGTTATGAATGGATATTATAATATGAATTGAATAACAAGGTCAAAATTAATAAGTGTGCCTTTAAACCTTGGTATGAGGGCGTAGAGACTGCGTCACCCATTTGTCAGCTTTGATAGCATGCCAACATACTTTGGCAAAGCTACTCCAATCTTTTTTATCTGGGTGCAACCGAATACAAGCAAGCACAGTGACTGACATTGTGTTGTGCAGTTCCCAGTTTTGCATAGGTCTTCAATCCCATTTaccattgatttttttcctttcttttttttcttttcttttttcttgtccttCCCACCTAGCTTTTGCTACCTCTGGCAAAGTATGTGGTTATTGTGGAAGGCTTATCAAGGCCATTTGCCAGTACACACATcgcaacacaaacaaaagatgCATTATAAAAATTACAGGATTCTTAAAAGAATGCTTTTATGTATGGGACCCtgaactagtttttttttttttctgcccacATGAATCTGTTCCTCATAATATCTAAAAATGTAAGCCATCTACATGGATATTGCCATCATTTCCCTAAATTTGCTAACTACTATACTTTTGGGGTCAGTAGTTTAGGAAGCTTGCATTCCCCTTCCGTAAACCACCCACAAGCTTTTTCCTTCGAAATGTTCTTATGTCCTGCAGGATGCAGAGGAGTGTGACAAGGCAGGCAGTGTAGCTACATGCCAGGCCGTGATAAGGGCTGTCATAGGGATTGGTATTGAGGAGGAGGACCGCAAACACACCTGGATGGAGGATGCAGATAGTGTAAGTACTGAAATAAAGTCACCAAGAGGGGTCATTGACATACTTATTTGCTGTCAGCGTTTAACTTAACTGagatgcttttctgttgtttcagtGTGTGGCCCATGGGGCTCTGGAGTGTGCCAGGGCCATCTATGCCCATGCTCTGCAGGTCTTCCCCAGTAAAAAAAGTGTCTGGCTTAGAGCTGCTTACTTTGAGAAGAATAACGGCACCAGGTGAATAGATTTAGTTCCAAAACAGCAAACCGTATTAGTCAAAAGCTTCActtcatgtctttgtttgtaaatgttttactcTATCGCTGTATAGAGAGTCTGCCACTGTGCTCCTCCCCCTCCAATACTCTAACCTGTCTCATTACATCTCTCAGGGAGTCTTTGGAGGCCCTGCTCCAACGGGCCGTGGCTCACTGTCCCAAAGCAGAGGTCCTGTGGCTGATGGGGGCCAAGTCCAAGTGGCTGGCTGAGGATGTGCCTGCAGCCAGAAGTATTCTTGCTCTGGCCTTCcaggtgatgatgatgatgatgatcatgatgatgatgatgtgattATGCAAACTTTGACTTGTTCACATAGTATCCATGCAAGCCTGTGTCTTAATTCTGTTTTCCTCAATAGGCTAACCCGAACAGTGAGGAGATCTGGCTGGCTGCTGTCAAGTTGGAGTCTGAGAATAACGAGTATGAAAGAGCCCGTCGACTGCTGGCTAAGGCCCGCAGCAGTGCCCCAACCGCCAGGgtgagtttgtatgtgtgtgagcgagAAAGTGGAAAAGACAGAGATTTCCCTATTTCAAACTTTCATAAGGAcctattacaaaaaaagagtaGAAATCCACACAAATCTTCTGGATCTGCTGGATAAAAGTTAAGTAATtaggttttaaaatgtcagtcgtattgttttgtgtttgttggaaTGTTGTACAGCCTGAAAAGATATGTCCACCAAAAAAAAGTACTCTCCTTAGAGGGttgataaaataaacacacatttccctAACTTTCTTGGCAGTTAATTTGTACAGGGGAAGAGTGAGACTGTACCGGCCCTTCTGTGACCCTCTGTACCAGTACGGACAGTTTAGTTTTCATTATGCAACGTTGATATGAATAGAGCTGCAACCCTTATTAACAGGCTTGTGTTCTCTTTTCCACTTTGAagacttgaaaaaaagaagcttcaatgtgtttaataatttattatactTGAAATATCTTCTACAAAAATGCTGTCTTTCTCAGGTTCAGGCTTGCCAGGTTTCTACACCTAAAAAACAGTCAGCTCCTCTCAGGTTAACCGATGCTGTCAGCGGTGCTCTTAAACTATCACTCTCTCTATCGGGTGACCTGGCTACACTCCCTTAAGTTATCTCTATTGTATTTGCTGACAGGTATTGATTGACCTGTCAGATAACACAACTGCTTAGTGTTGAAGTATTAAAGCTATGCCCTCGGAAGTTGGTATTTGATACATCTGAAAGCTGGTAGGGTATTTGCTGGGGGGGCTACAGTATaagtatttcaaaatatttgtgtTGTGCCATGTCACTATGAAAAATTCCCAGGGGAATTTGAAAGGCTGATGTTATGTATCTGTACTGTCTATACACATATCCTGGATGAAATGAATGTGCGTTTGTTATCTCTATAGGTATTTATGAAGTCAGTCAAGTTGGAGTGGGTGTTGGGGAACATAGATGCTGCCCAGGAGTTGTGCACCGAGGCCCTGAAACACTACGAGGACTTCCCCAAACTTTGGATGATGAGAGGCCAGATAGAAGAGCAGTGTGAAAACATGGATAAGGCCAGAGAGGCGTACAACCAAGGGGTGAGGAGTGGAAAGGGTTTGTTTGGCCGTTTTATAACCATAAAGGCATGGGAAGCAATGCAGTGGCGTTGGACAAGTCAAAAGTGCATTTTTGATGAGATGTTCTTCGAATAGGAAATGAGTGTTTCCCCAATGATTGGTAAAATAAATGCGGTAAATAACTGGTCTGTTCCCGTAGTTGAAAAAGTGTCCCCACTCGAGTGGCCTGTGGTTGCTGCTGTCTCGTCTTGAAGAGAGAGTGGGACAGCTGACCAGAGCCAGAGCAATCCTGGAGAAGGCCCGACTCAAGAATCCCCAGGGTGCCGACCTATGGTGAGAAAACACACCTGAATGCAAAAGCAGAATGCTGCCTGAGAAAGTCATGACCGAGAATGTGTACCCTGTgttcaaatttagttttttgtgctGAGCAATTACAAATGGTTACTTTGGCGTTCAAGAGCCTTCCCTTATTTCCCTGTCTTGATATATGTTTTTGATTTGACCccattcattgaaaaaaaaattaacttaaaaacagcacagaaacacaatCTTGGAACAATGTCAAAATGAGACCAAGCAGACACGTGTATTTCTGTGCTTCtctaattattttcatgtcatCATATTAACCAGGTTGGAATCGGTCCGACTGGAGTTCCGGGCTGGACTAAAGAACATCGCCAACACACTGATGGCCAAAGCCCTGCAGGAATGCCCCAATTCAGGTGAGAATAAGTTCCTGCTATTGAGAGAATACATTTTCtaacccattttttttttaccttttatgaCAACAGGTTTTGAAAAGGCTTAATAGAGCAATGAATTTCTAAGAAGTCTGAAAAAGTTCTAGGTCATCATTTCAATATTAACCTTGTTTTTCTCTGAATTTGCGTATTTCTTTAACGGCAGTATCAATCAGAAGCTTTTTTTGTACTAGTTAAAGTCAAGCTAATGTTTACCTCTAAATTACCTCAAtatactttcttttattatatcTGCTACAACCACCTGATCTGTTCTACATAAATCTGACGGCCATTTATTCACCTTTCATCCGCAATCAAAATTGCGTGTGATCTTTCAGTGATAGTAAGATGAGTTGCACAAGACAACAGTACCTCATTCCTGTTCAAGTATAGTCTAGAACAGCAGTATGaattaaatgagaatatttGTATTGTCAACCGTTTTCCTATTGTCTCGGTTGCAGATCACAATAGCTTCACGTACTGTTAGTAATGCCAAATTCTCTGTTTCACCCCATTCCCATTTCCTTCCCACAAGGTATCCTGTGGGCTGAGGCAGTGTTTTTGGAGGCAAGGCCCCAGAGGAAGACTAAGAGTGTGGATGCTTTGAAGAAGTGTGAACATGATCCCCATGTCTTGCTTGCTGTGGCCAAGTATGTCAGCATCTCGTCATTGTTCTTTTTCTCAGTAATAAGCTCTGCTTATAATCtctttattaaataatattctgtctttctctgccgTTCTGGTTTTGTACTGTTTTCAGCAAACCTTTAGGcatggattttatttcaaatgcattCTTGTGCACACCTTTTAGGTTGTTCTGGAGTGAGCGAAAGATCACCAAAGCCAGAGAGTGGTTTCTGAGGACAGTAAAGATTGAGCCAGACCTGGGAGATGCATGGGCTCTCTTCTACAAGTTTGAGTTGCAGCATGGCACAGAGGTATGGCTCTTTATATTGACTTTCCTTATCTGGGTACAACACTTGTGCCACTTTGGGTGCCTCAATGGTCCCTTTTACATGGAAGTACTATCAAGCTCACGTGGTTCAATTTTGACAGAGAATGAAAATTGCATTCTGCAGTCAGATGCAATCTCCATTAATGTATCCGGTAATAAGAGCTAGGGCTGCACTGGACGGCTGATATTTTCATTATATCAAAATTACATCTGTAATTGGTGCTTTATCTAACCTCGCTTGTTTGCATCCACCAGGAACAGCAAGAAGAAGTGCGAAAGCGCTGTGAGAATGCGGAGCCCCGCCACGGAGAGCTATGGTGTGCCGAGTCCAAACACGTCCTGAACTGGCAGAAGAAGACAGGAGAGATCTTAGCAGAGGTAGCCAGCAAGATCAAGAACACGTTCTGAGAATGGGGAAAATGTGGACTGAAAACACCTGGAGGACTCTGGCAGTCACCAGTCGAGCAGGAAACAGCTATGGACATGCTCAACTATTGTTCTCAACCAGAACTTGCCCATCTGTGGCAGATACAAAAATTACTCAGACATACccgcccccgccccccccccgccttaTCTTTTTTAGGTTTACTGTTTTACCAAATGGAATCACAGTTTCTATACTTACCAACAGAGAATGATAATATATGTCAAAGTAAAACCTAAGTACAAATTTAAAACTCAAAATCACTGATTACAGTCTTCAAGTGAATAAGTAACAGCAGTAGTAGGTTTTTGTGGCTAGGTCTGGTTTTTCAGGTAGCGCAGGGACTGTCTTTGAACTGTAGTTTACTTTCTAGTCTTCAGATGGATTGAGTTCAGGACTTTGAATCGGCCACTCCAAGACATAATATTATTGTCTTTAAGCCACTCCTGCGTAGCTTTGGTTTTACAATTTGGCATTTGCGTTGCTGGAAAGTAAACCTTCTCCCAAGTCTGCTGCAGTTTCTTTTGGATTT
This window encodes:
- the prpf6 gene encoding pre-mRNA-processing factor 6, which translates into the protein MAHAAGKQGPKIVSKSSAGGTGAAGAGGGPPVMPLASPLMGKKKKPFLGMPAPLGYVPGLGRGATGFTTRSDIGPARDANDPVDDRHAPPGKRTVGDQMKKNQDDDDEDLNDTNYDEFNGYAGSLFSSGPYEKDDEEADAIYAALDKRMDERRKERRELREKEEIEKYRMERPKIQQQFSDLKRKLSEVSEEEWLSIPEVGDARNKRQRNPRYEKLTPVPDSFFSKHLQTGENHTTVDPLQGLGGLNTPYPGSMTPGTGELDMRKIGQARNTLMDMRLSQVSDSVSGQTVVDPKGYLTDLNSMIPTHGGDISDIKKARLLLKSVRETNPHHPPAWIASARLEEVTGKLQVARNLIMKGTEMCPKSEDVWLEAARLQPGDTAKAVVAQAVRHLPGSVRIYIRAAELETDIRAKKRVLRKALENVSKSVRLWKTAVELEEPEDARIMLSRAVECCPTSVELWLALARLETYENARRVLNKARENIPTDRHIWITAAKLEEANSNTQMVDKIIDRAITSLRANGVEINREQWIQDAEECDKAGSVATCQAVIRAVIGIGIEEEDRKHTWMEDADSCVAHGALECARAIYAHALQVFPSKKSVWLRAAYFEKNNGTRESLEALLQRAVAHCPKAEVLWLMGAKSKWLAEDVPAARSILALAFQANPNSEEIWLAAVKLESENNEYERARRLLAKARSSAPTARVFMKSVKLEWVLGNIDAAQELCTEALKHYEDFPKLWMMRGQIEEQCENMDKAREAYNQGLKKCPHSSGLWLLLSRLEERVGQLTRARAILEKARLKNPQGADLWLESVRLEFRAGLKNIANTLMAKALQECPNSGILWAEAVFLEARPQRKTKSVDALKKCEHDPHVLLAVAKLFWSERKITKAREWFLRTVKIEPDLGDAWALFYKFELQHGTEEQQEEVRKRCENAEPRHGELWCAESKHVLNWQKKTGEILAEVASKIKNTF